One Candidatus Flexicrinis proximus DNA window includes the following coding sequences:
- a CDS encoding long-chain fatty acid--CoA ligase, with protein sequence MVSYAERPWTKLYHARTAKTLNYPAIPLHQFLIDSAKRVPNSTALITSAHLPIFGRVAARLSYAQIETQSNALAAALVDKGLKKGDRVVLLMPNTAAFVVSFYAVLKAGGVVSAANPTYPADKLQYQVNDCGAEFVITLSLFYKTVKQIQANTKVKTVIVTNVKEYLPPMARVLFTLAKEKKGGHYLDSLQSGDVWLKDLLKQYAGRKAVVDVKSTDLALFQYTGGTTGVSKAAVATHYNLVANMLQQEACLQVDGVPGEKEVFLGAIPFFHVFGMVAVVSMAIKLGSSIILVPNARDIGDVLDCIQNFKPTLFHGVPALYNAINNHPDVISGKINLKSIRACMSGSAPLPKSTKTEFERLSGAVLLEGFGMSEAPTATHVNPLSGENRTGSVGLPIPDMDMRIVSLDDGETDMPVGEPGELIMAGPQIMLGYHNMPDETKKVLKEKDGKIWLYTGDIAKMDEDGYFYIVDRKKDMALIGGFNVYPNAVENVIKNHPAVLEVGVAAVPHPEKEGQEALKAWVVLQPGQSATEKDIIEHSAKSLAPYEVPRRVAFVKELPKSAVGKTLRRELVRMELEERAKQQNS encoded by the coding sequence ATGGTGAGTTATGCTGAGAGACCCTGGACAAAACTGTATCACGCCAGAACCGCAAAGACCCTTAATTATCCTGCCATTCCCCTACACCAATTCCTGATAGACTCCGCCAAGCGTGTTCCCAACAGCACAGCGCTGATTACCAGTGCGCACCTGCCTATCTTCGGCCGTGTAGCGGCCCGACTGTCCTATGCGCAGATTGAAACTCAGTCAAATGCTCTGGCCGCCGCGCTGGTGGACAAAGGTCTAAAGAAAGGCGACCGCGTCGTTCTGCTCATGCCAAATACCGCCGCATTCGTGGTGAGCTTCTATGCCGTTTTGAAGGCAGGGGGCGTAGTTTCAGCGGCCAACCCCACCTACCCGGCTGACAAACTTCAATATCAAGTCAACGATTGCGGCGCTGAATTTGTAATCACCTTGAGCCTGTTCTACAAAACGGTCAAGCAGATTCAGGCCAACACGAAGGTGAAGACAGTCATTGTCACTAACGTGAAAGAGTATCTGCCGCCGATGGCGCGCGTTCTGTTCACGCTGGCCAAAGAGAAGAAGGGCGGCCACTACCTAGACTCTCTCCAGTCGGGGGATGTGTGGCTTAAGGACCTCCTCAAGCAATACGCCGGTCGCAAAGCCGTCGTAGATGTTAAGTCGACTGATCTGGCGCTGTTTCAATATACCGGTGGAACGACTGGCGTGTCCAAGGCTGCCGTGGCAACGCATTACAACCTGGTCGCAAACATGCTGCAGCAAGAGGCGTGCCTGCAGGTTGACGGCGTTCCAGGTGAAAAAGAGGTATTCCTCGGGGCTATTCCGTTCTTCCATGTATTCGGAATGGTTGCAGTCGTCAGCATGGCGATCAAACTCGGAAGCTCGATCATTCTGGTGCCGAACGCGCGTGACATTGGTGACGTTCTTGACTGCATTCAGAATTTCAAACCCACCCTGTTCCACGGGGTACCGGCGCTTTACAACGCGATCAACAATCACCCCGATGTTATTTCTGGCAAGATCAATCTGAAGTCGATCCGGGCCTGCATGAGTGGTTCTGCCCCGCTTCCCAAGTCAACCAAGACTGAGTTCGAACGCCTGAGCGGCGCTGTATTACTAGAAGGTTTCGGCATGAGCGAAGCGCCGACCGCAACACACGTCAACCCGCTGAGCGGCGAAAATAGAACCGGATCTGTCGGTTTACCTATTCCCGATATGGATATGCGCATCGTTAGCCTCGACGATGGCGAGACCGATATGCCGGTCGGGGAGCCGGGCGAGCTGATCATGGCTGGACCTCAAATCATGCTCGGGTATCACAATATGCCAGATGAGACGAAGAAAGTCCTGAAGGAAAAGGACGGGAAGATCTGGCTGTATACCGGCGATATCGCCAAGATGGATGAAGACGGTTATTTCTACATTGTGGACCGCAAGAAAGACATGGCACTTATCGGTGGCTTCAACGTGTACCCAAATGCAGTTGAAAACGTGATTAAGAACCACCCCGCTGTACTGGAAGTTGGTGTTGCTGCTGTGCCACACCCTGAGAAAGAGGGCCAGGAAGCTCTTAAGGCCTGGGTGGTCTTACAGCCCGGTCAGAGCGCGACTGAAAAAGACATCATCGAGCATTCGGCCAAGTCATTGGCCCCGTACGAGGTGCCGCGCCGAGTGGCATTCGTCAAAGAACTGCCAAAGTCGGCCGTGGGAAAGACCTTACGGCGCGAGCTCGTGCGCATGGAATTGGAAGAGCGGGCAAAGCAGCAGAACTCATAA
- a CDS encoding prepilin peptidase, which yields MMSLGILVLIYGWFAGIVVNALADDLPRRVRPELPHYPDGEPRPLLAWSAILAFLSGYWCSTAGSMLKWRHMVAEIGTIVLCLLTYTATSSRPDASDLQIIFWLLYAAIFALITVIDMEHKLILFVVINPFVVIAILDALLTGNQAGPQIVESLIGGAVGYGIFFLMYQGGFIFTSILGRARGEEISEVAFGYGDVMLAGVVGLILGWKLFLFSMTFTIIFGAVGAVFYLVLLRLIGSRYSAFTALPYGPYIVAGAMVMILFPTQVGNFL from the coding sequence ATGATGAGCTTAGGAATTTTGGTCCTGATCTACGGATGGTTTGCCGGAATCGTCGTCAATGCGCTTGCCGACGATTTGCCGCGGCGTGTGCGTCCAGAGCTCCCGCACTATCCCGATGGCGAACCGCGCCCGTTGTTGGCCTGGTCTGCAATTCTTGCGTTTCTCTCCGGGTACTGGTGTTCAACCGCTGGCTCGATGCTGAAGTGGCGGCATATGGTCGCTGAAATAGGCACGATCGTCCTGTGCTTGTTGACCTACACCGCTACGTCCTCGCGTCCCGATGCCTCGGACCTGCAGATAATCTTCTGGCTGCTTTACGCGGCAATCTTCGCGCTGATCACCGTAATTGACATGGAGCACAAACTCATTCTCTTTGTCGTGATTAACCCGTTTGTAGTTATCGCAATCCTCGATGCACTGCTTACCGGAAACCAGGCTGGCCCGCAAATCGTCGAGTCGCTGATCGGGGGCGCTGTAGGCTACGGAATCTTCTTTCTGATGTATCAGGGGGGATTCATCTTCACCTCGATCCTGGGACGTGCGCGCGGCGAAGAGATTAGCGAGGTGGCCTTCGGCTACGGAGATGTCATGCTCGCCGGAGTTGTCGGTCTGATCCTCGGCTGGAAACTCTTCCTGTTCAGTATGACTTTCACCATTATCTTTGGTGCGGTAGGTGCGGTCTTCTATTTGGTCCTGCTGCGCCTGATCGGATCGCGCTACTCCGCCTTTACGGCCTTGCCCTATGGACCCTACATCGTCGCGGGGGCGATGGTCATGATTCTGTTTCCAACTCAGGTTGGGAACTTTCTTTAG
- the eno gene encoding phosphopyruvate hydratase, with translation MTVIEKIHGREVLDSRGNPTVEVEVTLTDGAWGRAIVPSGASTGEYEALELRDGDNKRFGGKGVLKAVQAVNSSISELLVGKDPFNQVAVDKAMIDLDGTPTKKNLGANAILGVSMAVAHAAASSSGLPLYAYLGGVHAHVLPVPMMNIMNGGKHAIGSTDFQEFMVMPVGAKSFAEALQMGVEIYQALKKVLHKKGFPTNVGDEGGFAPSLGSNQAALDVIMEAIGISGYTPGEQVFIALDPATSELYRDGKYHLEIEGKVLSGEDMVAFWADWASRYPIISLEDGLAENDWANWSRLVAAIGHKVQVVGDDLLVTNVEKVKRAIKEKAANSLLFKVNQIGSLTEAFAAAQMSQRHGMTVVTSHRSGETEDTTIADLSVAMNAGQIKTGAPARTDRVAKYNQLLRIEEELGSAARYAGRSAFPNLGMALD, from the coding sequence ATGACAGTGATTGAAAAAATCCACGGGCGTGAGGTATTGGATTCGCGTGGGAATCCGACAGTAGAAGTCGAAGTAACATTAACTGACGGAGCTTGGGGGCGCGCCATTGTTCCGAGCGGCGCGTCTACTGGCGAGTACGAGGCACTTGAGCTTCGCGACGGCGATAACAAGCGTTTCGGCGGCAAAGGCGTCCTCAAGGCGGTCCAGGCGGTCAATTCATCGATCTCCGAACTCCTGGTCGGCAAGGACCCGTTTAATCAGGTTGCAGTCGATAAGGCCATGATTGACCTGGACGGGACTCCCACCAAGAAAAACCTTGGCGCGAACGCGATTCTGGGCGTTTCAATGGCGGTTGCCCATGCCGCTGCGTCCAGCTCCGGCCTGCCGCTGTATGCCTATCTCGGCGGCGTTCATGCGCATGTGCTCCCCGTGCCGATGATGAACATTATGAATGGTGGCAAGCATGCCATTGGCAGCACGGATTTTCAGGAATTCATGGTGATGCCAGTTGGCGCGAAGTCGTTTGCCGAAGCGCTTCAGATGGGTGTCGAGATTTACCAGGCATTGAAGAAGGTGCTTCATAAGAAGGGCTTTCCAACCAATGTCGGCGATGAAGGTGGCTTCGCGCCGAGCCTGGGCAGCAATCAGGCCGCGCTCGATGTGATCATGGAAGCAATCGGTATCAGCGGCTATACACCCGGCGAACAGGTCTTCATCGCTCTTGATCCGGCCACCTCCGAACTCTATAGAGACGGCAAGTACCATCTGGAAATCGAAGGTAAGGTCCTTTCAGGCGAAGACATGGTCGCCTTCTGGGCTGATTGGGCTTCCCGGTATCCGATCATCTCGCTCGAAGACGGACTTGCGGAGAATGACTGGGCGAACTGGTCTCGTCTTGTTGCTGCGATTGGTCACAAAGTCCAAGTTGTTGGCGACGATCTTCTCGTAACCAATGTCGAGAAGGTTAAACGCGCGATCAAGGAGAAGGCGGCGAACTCGCTGCTGTTCAAGGTGAACCAGATTGGCTCGCTGACTGAGGCATTTGCGGCTGCTCAGATGAGCCAGCGCCACGGCATGACTGTCGTCACCAGCCACCGTTCAGGCGAGACTGAGGACACGACGATTGCTGACCTATCCGTCGCGATGAACGCCGGCCAGATTAAGACGGGCGCTCCGGCCCGTACGGACCGTGTTGCCAAGTACAATCAGCTGCTGCGTATCGAGGAAGAACTTGGCAGTGCTGCGCGCTATGCAGGCCGTTCAGCGTTCCCGAACCTCGGGATGGCGCTGGACTAA
- a CDS encoding M67 family metallopeptidase: MLWLRPEQARTILDHARRDSPFEACGLILGRQGEVLDIIHARNVDPQPATGFVVAPEQLFSVLSRVEQEGLDFLGVYHSHPAGPPIPSARDLREAYYPDIIQLIVGLGGETPEIAAWRLDNGRVSRADLVIQADRPDPAAFEPAELSFAQRVAIVTAGVIAIALVLVTALSLLPPAELPT; this comes from the coding sequence ATGCTGTGGCTGCGGCCGGAGCAGGCCCGCACAATTCTGGATCACGCCCGCCGAGACTCCCCGTTCGAAGCGTGTGGGCTGATTCTGGGCCGCCAGGGTGAAGTGCTCGATATTATCCATGCGCGCAATGTTGACCCGCAGCCAGCGACCGGATTTGTTGTTGCCCCCGAGCAGCTCTTCTCCGTGCTCTCGCGGGTAGAGCAAGAGGGGCTCGATTTCCTGGGGGTTTATCATTCGCACCCTGCGGGACCTCCAATTCCTTCTGCGCGTGATCTCCGCGAGGCTTACTATCCGGACATCATCCAGCTTATTGTTGGACTCGGAGGGGAAACCCCTGAAATAGCGGCGTGGAGGCTCGATAATGGACGGGTCTCGCGCGCTGATCTCGTCATCCAGGCCGACCGTCCCGATCCGGCAGCGTTTGAACCTGCCGAATTATCTTTTGCGCAGCGCGTCGCAATTGTCACTGCCGGGGTTATTGCGATCGCTCTGGTGCTGGTAACCGCCCTGTCTCTGCTCCCCCCAGCCGAACTGCCTACCTGA
- a CDS encoding acyl-CoA thioesterase, producing the protein MYAKLSHVWMRLGEEFVPPTDRFVSEVTLWVRYVETDSMRVVHHSNYIVYFEEARSDYMRQRGENYANFEKDGYNLVVAEANLRYLRSAVYGQQVVVQCWIIDIQSRGLTFGYEVTNPDTGEVHCTGQTRHICVSRDGGVVRLPERWRGWASESQRSAE; encoded by the coding sequence ATGTACGCTAAACTAAGTCATGTCTGGATGAGACTAGGGGAAGAATTTGTGCCGCCGACCGACCGCTTTGTCTCCGAAGTGACTCTCTGGGTCCGATATGTTGAAACCGACAGCATGCGCGTTGTACATCACTCAAATTACATTGTGTACTTCGAGGAAGCTCGGAGTGACTACATGCGCCAGCGGGGCGAGAATTACGCCAACTTCGAGAAGGACGGCTATAACCTGGTCGTTGCAGAAGCGAACCTGCGTTACCTGAGATCTGCCGTCTATGGCCAGCAGGTTGTCGTACAATGCTGGATTATTGACATCCAGAGCAGGGGCCTTACCTTTGGCTACGAAGTGACGAATCCAGATACCGGAGAGGTTCATTGTACTGGACAGACGAGGCACATTTGCGTGAGCCGCGATGGTGGCGTGGTTAGGTTACCGGAGCGCTGGCGCGGTTGGGCATCAGAGAGTCAGCGGTCGGCAGAATGA
- the hisA gene encoding 1-(5-phosphoribosyl)-5-[(5-phosphoribosylamino)methylideneamino]imidazole-4-carboxamide isomerase encodes MIIYPAIDLRGGQVVRLKEGRTDQQTVFSSDPVATAARWIASGAEWLHVVNLDGAFADASDNLSVMSRIAELGIPVQFGGGLRTPGDIEKALQLGAARLVLGTAAVSDPQLVADAIIRFGPEAISVALDARNGRVATHGWQAISNITPTSLGKQMAEVGVRHALFTDVSRDGGLTGSNIEATDMLGRETGLQVIASGGVSGLDEIRAIARREHIAGAIIGMALYTGKFTLEDALKASKD; translated from the coding sequence ATGATCATCTATCCAGCTATCGACCTTCGCGGCGGCCAGGTCGTCCGACTCAAGGAAGGCCGCACAGATCAGCAGACCGTGTTTAGTTCCGACCCAGTGGCCACCGCGGCCCGTTGGATTGCCAGTGGTGCGGAGTGGCTTCACGTGGTGAATCTCGACGGGGCATTCGCCGACGCAAGCGACAACTTGAGCGTCATGTCGCGGATCGCAGAATTGGGCATTCCCGTTCAATTCGGTGGAGGGTTGCGCACGCCGGGAGATATTGAGAAGGCTCTCCAGCTTGGAGCAGCACGGTTAGTCCTCGGTACAGCGGCGGTTAGTGATCCTCAATTGGTCGCAGATGCGATCATACGTTTCGGTCCAGAAGCGATTTCCGTCGCGCTGGATGCACGGAACGGCAGAGTCGCAACCCACGGGTGGCAAGCCATTAGCAACATAACGCCAACGTCCCTGGGTAAACAAATGGCCGAAGTGGGGGTCAGACACGCGCTGTTCACAGACGTGAGCCGGGATGGCGGCTTGACAGGGTCGAATATCGAGGCGACTGATATGCTCGGTCGAGAAACAGGACTGCAGGTCATCGCATCTGGCGGCGTTTCGGGCTTGGACGAAATCCGCGCGATTGCCAGAAGAGAACACATCGCGGGCGCGATCATCGGTATGGCACTTTATACCGGCAAGTTCACACTAGAGGACGCACTGAAAGCCTCAAAGGATTAG
- a CDS encoding thioredoxin domain-containing protein, whose translation MTRLTICVIGAFLLLAVMPAAAQPDYFSRYADIPHSRTEDGAFVLGHPEAPVTIVEFADFMCPHCQDYQTVVHEFIDQFVATGMAKFEYRFFPIVHPTYSTFTAQIAECVEVQRDGAFWPSHDLLYDLAADGQIGPNTPETVATALGVSAEKLESCLETAVQYEADTTLGESLGVSGTPAITVRLEDDTLGWAYLREAIRSSGGLPINFLREIVSTEDKASIVVVPRPLLLDLVSDSACSTSCWRDIIPGETPFEGIAELLRADRQNIEINVDPAGEDGMSAVSWRTFDSVLNDSNFIVEGADGTVDVISLLDVSRYGLGDVLAVQGEPEFALAVENGEDNALFYAIYPAKALIVLAFVSLEDGLNELTTVVGAQYFSPAAMTDLLGRAEVSEWTGYEGLDDYLR comes from the coding sequence ATGACCCGCTTGACTATATGCGTGATCGGGGCGTTCCTGTTGCTGGCGGTGATGCCTGCTGCTGCGCAACCAGACTACTTCTCCCGCTACGCGGACATACCACATTCCCGTACCGAAGACGGTGCGTTTGTCTTGGGGCACCCCGAGGCTCCGGTCACGATCGTTGAATTTGCCGATTTCATGTGTCCACATTGCCAGGACTATCAGACCGTTGTACACGAATTCATCGATCAGTTCGTGGCGACGGGTATGGCGAAGTTCGAGTATCGCTTCTTCCCGATCGTGCATCCCACCTATTCAACGTTTACGGCTCAGATTGCCGAGTGTGTCGAAGTCCAGCGAGATGGCGCGTTCTGGCCGAGTCACGACCTGCTATATGATCTCGCAGCCGATGGTCAGATTGGCCCCAATACGCCTGAAACCGTGGCAACTGCACTTGGAGTGAGCGCGGAAAAGCTGGAATCCTGCCTGGAAACCGCAGTGCAATACGAGGCCGATACGACACTTGGCGAGTCGCTCGGCGTTAGCGGTACGCCAGCCATAACAGTAAGACTAGAAGACGATACCCTGGGTTGGGCGTACCTGCGTGAAGCAATACGCAGTAGCGGTGGCCTGCCGATTAATTTCCTGCGCGAAATCGTCAGTACGGAGGATAAGGCGTCGATTGTGGTAGTCCCACGCCCGCTCCTTCTTGATCTTGTCTCCGATTCCGCCTGTAGTACAAGCTGTTGGCGCGACATTATCCCTGGCGAGACACCATTTGAGGGGATTGCCGAACTTCTACGCGCGGACCGCCAGAATATTGAAATAAACGTGGATCCGGCGGGCGAGGATGGCATGTCCGCGGTAAGCTGGCGAACTTTTGACAGTGTCCTGAACGATTCGAATTTCATCGTTGAGGGAGCGGATGGTACAGTTGACGTCATATCCCTTCTTGATGTTTCTCGGTATGGTCTGGGTGACGTACTTGCCGTGCAGGGAGAACCGGAGTTTGCGCTGGCGGTCGAAAACGGCGAAGACAATGCGCTCTTCTATGCAATCTATCCAGCTAAAGCCCTAATCGTGCTGGCTTTTGTCTCGTTGGAAGACGGGCTCAATGAGTTGACTACGGTTGTCGGTGCCCAATACTTCTCTCCCGCCGCGATGACCGATCTGCTTGGCCGCGCGGAAGTCTCGGAGTGGACTGGATACGAAGGACTCGACGACTATCTCCGCTAA
- a CDS encoding cysteine desulfurase: MTSRRSIYLDHSASTPCDPRVVEAMMPYFSQVYGNSSSSHSFGREAESAIERSRETIARVLNCQPKEIVFTSGGSESDNMAVRGAAWMARAQGKGSHLLTTPVEHSAVSNTVKQLAHIQGFTMTPIPVDHAAQIDAEEFEDQIRDGTTVASVVYANNEVGTIAPISKLAAAAHAHGMVFHTDAVQAAGQLNLDVKVLDVDLMSLSAHKFYGPKGIGALYIRDGIDLAPAQTGGSHESGRRAGTHNTTFIVGMAKALEIAYEERESRIEHFRILRDMLIEGVLGKVPGAVLTGNSTDRLPSHSSFVFPGIDSSQLLMHLDMRGVAASGGSACKTGSPEPSGVLLAMGYSEEEAIGSLRLTVGVHTSAEDIEYAISAVQESVERLRALRRSFSVQKL, translated from the coding sequence ATGACATCGCGCCGCAGTATCTACCTCGATCACTCCGCATCCACGCCGTGCGATCCGCGCGTGGTCGAAGCTATGATGCCATACTTCAGCCAGGTGTACGGGAACTCCTCGTCATCTCACAGTTTTGGACGCGAAGCCGAATCGGCCATCGAGCGCTCACGAGAAACGATAGCCCGGGTGCTCAACTGCCAGCCCAAAGAGATTGTGTTCACGAGCGGCGGCTCCGAGAGCGATAACATGGCCGTACGTGGTGCCGCATGGATGGCACGAGCTCAAGGTAAGGGTTCACATTTACTCACAACGCCCGTTGAACACAGCGCTGTGAGCAACACCGTCAAACAGCTTGCCCACATTCAGGGTTTCACGATGACCCCGATTCCTGTCGATCATGCGGCACAGATCGACGCCGAAGAGTTCGAAGACCAGATTCGTGATGGAACCACCGTAGCAAGCGTCGTCTATGCCAACAACGAAGTCGGGACTATTGCTCCCATCTCCAAACTGGCGGCGGCGGCCCACGCGCATGGAATGGTATTTCACACCGACGCCGTACAGGCGGCTGGTCAACTTAATCTCGACGTAAAAGTCCTTGACGTAGATTTGATGTCACTCAGCGCCCATAAGTTTTATGGCCCAAAAGGCATTGGCGCACTGTACATCCGTGACGGGATCGACCTCGCACCCGCACAGACTGGCGGGAGCCACGAGTCTGGCCGGCGCGCTGGAACGCACAATACGACGTTTATTGTCGGGATGGCAAAGGCTCTTGAGATCGCCTACGAGGAGCGCGAGTCACGGATCGAGCATTTCCGTATTCTGCGGGACATGTTGATCGAGGGGGTTCTCGGTAAAGTGCCCGGCGCCGTGCTGACCGGGAACAGTACCGACCGCCTCCCGTCGCACAGCAGTTTTGTGTTCCCTGGAATCGACAGTTCGCAACTCCTCATGCATCTGGACATGCGTGGAGTTGCGGCGAGCGGCGGCAGCGCCTGTAAGACTGGAAGCCCGGAACCGTCTGGAGTCCTGTTGGCGATGGGGTACAGCGAAGAGGAAGCGATCGGGAGTCTGCGACTGACGGTAGGCGTCCACACCAGCGCTGAAGATATCGAGTACGCTATAAGCGCGGTCCAGGAGTCAGTCGAGCGTCTTAGGGCGCTTCGCAGAAGTTTCAGCGTTCAAAAACTATGA
- the hisH gene encoding imidazole glycerol phosphate synthase subunit HisH — MLAVIDYGAGNLRSVLHALKHLRATDAVVAQTPEQLAGATKIILPGVGAFGAGMQILRERGLDQAIRERVGVGMPYLGICLGMQFLFESSDEMGIHAGLGILPGRVTRFPSRQNLKVPHMGWNKLDVTQNSPILAGLSAEAYAYFVHSYYCVPFDPGIVAATVTYGDPFCVAVQRNNVFGVQFHPEKSQKTGLQILSNFLGFGEVAE; from the coding sequence ATGCTGGCTGTCATCGACTACGGTGCTGGCAATCTACGCAGTGTTTTGCATGCACTTAAGCATCTTCGGGCAACTGATGCTGTTGTCGCACAGACACCTGAGCAGCTCGCAGGTGCCACAAAGATCATCCTGCCGGGTGTGGGTGCATTCGGAGCAGGAATGCAAATTCTGCGCGAACGCGGCCTGGATCAGGCAATCCGCGAGAGGGTTGGTGTCGGCATGCCCTATCTGGGAATCTGTCTTGGGATGCAATTCCTGTTCGAATCATCCGACGAAATGGGGATACATGCCGGACTGGGAATACTTCCAGGTCGCGTAACTCGTTTTCCTAGCCGGCAAAACCTAAAAGTGCCGCATATGGGGTGGAACAAGCTGGATGTGACCCAGAATTCACCAATCCTTGCAGGCTTGTCTGCCGAGGCATATGCCTATTTCGTTCACAGCTACTACTGCGTACCTTTCGATCCGGGGATTGTCGCTGCCACAGTCACTTATGGCGATCCATTTTGCGTTGCCGTGCAGCGCAACAACGTCTTCGGCGTGCAGTTTCATCCCGAGAAAAGTCAGAAAACCGGGCTGCAAATCCTTTCGAATTTTCTCGGGTTCGGCGAGGTGGCAGAATGA
- a CDS encoding SAM-dependent chlorinase/fluorinase, whose product MPIVLLTDFGLKDHYVGVMKGVISGIAPEAPVIDLSHGVASQDIRGGAVMLMQAVKYFPVGTIFCVVIDPGVGSDRRPVAVQAGGYWFVGPDNGVLSYALYNAPQTWAVDITNALNDEDPPSQTFHGRDLFAPVAALLYAGAPLESLGDPIMDMVGLAPPKFEVVDGWLHGEILSIDKFGNAMTSLGLFKWLTDESLTLRPLIGTGVWTVQADRSTLIIEGEKIVGIQQTYDNVDRDRALTLVGSSGFLELAVNHGNAAQQFGLIVGQAVRLKIEEG is encoded by the coding sequence ATGCCAATTGTGTTGCTGACTGACTTCGGACTTAAGGATCATTACGTTGGTGTAATGAAAGGCGTCATTTCGGGGATTGCGCCGGAGGCACCTGTGATTGACCTATCGCATGGGGTCGCCTCACAGGACATTCGTGGCGGTGCTGTCATGCTGATGCAGGCCGTAAAATACTTTCCGGTCGGCACCATCTTCTGTGTCGTCATTGATCCGGGCGTGGGTAGCGATCGCCGACCCGTTGCGGTACAAGCCGGTGGATACTGGTTTGTCGGCCCTGATAACGGAGTTCTGAGCTATGCGCTCTATAACGCGCCACAGACCTGGGCCGTAGACATCACCAACGCACTCAACGATGAGGACCCTCCGAGCCAGACTTTTCACGGACGCGACCTGTTTGCTCCGGTTGCCGCGCTCCTCTATGCTGGCGCACCGCTGGAGTCTCTTGGAGACCCTATCATGGACATGGTCGGCCTGGCGCCTCCGAAATTCGAAGTCGTAGACGGTTGGCTCCACGGCGAAATCCTCTCAATAGACAAGTTTGGCAACGCGATGACGAGCCTGGGTCTCTTCAAATGGCTGACGGATGAAAGCCTCACGCTGCGTCCGCTGATCGGCACGGGGGTATGGACAGTGCAGGCAGACCGCTCAACCCTGATAATTGAAGGCGAAAAAATCGTCGGAATTCAGCAAACATACGACAACGTTGATCGCGACCGGGCGTTAACCCTGGTCGGGAGTTCTGGTTTCCTGGAGTTGGCGGTCAATCACGGAAATGCGGCGCAGCAGTTCGGATTGATCGTCGGCCAGGCAGTACGCCTCAAGATCGAGGAAGGATAA
- the hisF gene encoding imidazole glycerol phosphate synthase subunit HisF, which yields MLAKRIIPCLDVHNGRVVKGVNFINLVDAGDPVEQAALYDREGADELVFLDIGASHEGRKTTLNMVQRIADTLFIPFCVGGGIRTIEDVRDTLLAGADKVSINSAAIKTPDLIDAGAWAFGSQCIVVAIDPKRVDGQWIVHINGGRVPTERTAVEWAKECEARGAGEILLTSMDRDGTKAGYDLELTRSIAESVSVPVIASGGAGKADDFYDALTLGRADAALAASLFHFNELRVGALKTYLASRGVSVRLTGWES from the coding sequence ATGCTGGCAAAGCGAATTATCCCATGTCTCGACGTACACAATGGGCGAGTGGTTAAGGGCGTCAATTTCATAAACCTAGTTGATGCGGGCGATCCGGTCGAACAGGCCGCCTTGTATGATCGAGAAGGCGCAGACGAACTCGTGTTTCTGGATATTGGCGCGTCACATGAGGGACGCAAGACAACCCTCAATATGGTGCAGCGCATCGCCGATACCCTGTTCATTCCGTTTTGTGTCGGAGGCGGAATTCGAACAATCGAGGATGTTCGGGATACACTGCTGGCGGGTGCCGACAAAGTCTCGATAAACAGCGCCGCCATCAAGACCCCCGACCTGATCGACGCCGGAGCATGGGCGTTTGGCAGCCAGTGCATTGTGGTGGCGATCGATCCAAAGAGAGTTGACGGCCAATGGATTGTGCACATTAACGGGGGACGTGTGCCGACCGAACGGACTGCAGTGGAGTGGGCCAAGGAGTGCGAAGCACGGGGCGCCGGCGAGATTCTGCTCACGAGTATGGACCGCGACGGCACCAAAGCCGGATACGACCTTGAACTCACGCGCAGCATTGCCGAATCCGTATCTGTGCCCGTAATCGCATCAGGCGGCGCCGGCAAGGCTGACGATTTCTACGACGCGCTCACATTGGGCAGAGCCGACGCCGCTCTCGCCGCAAGCCTGTTTCATTTCAACGAGCTAAGAGTGGGTGCGCTAAAGACGTACCTGGCTTCGCGCGGGGTTTCCGTGCGGCTAACAGGATGGGAGTCCTGA